TGGGTGATGACCCAGCGCGTATTGGGGTCGTATCCTACCAAAAACCACTGACTATCGGGTGACCAAGCATAGAATTGGTCGCCGTCGGAATAGGAATAGGAAAGTTTGTCGGTAATGGTGCGAATTGTTTTGCTTTTCAGATTGAGTACCCTTAATTTTTTCCTATCCTCGATAAAGGCTACTTCTTTGCCGTCGGGCGAATAACGGGCTTCGAAGGTTTCCTGTGGTGTTTCTACCAAAGGCGTTTCTTTTAGCAAAGTGGCGGCATAGAAATATTTTTCCTTTTCAGATACGATTTCCACTTCATACAAATTCCAACTTTTATTTCTTTCCCCTGCAAAGAGCAATTTTTTGCCATCGGGAGAAAAACTGATGCTGCGCTCCTGTTCGGGCGTGTCGGTGATGCGCTTGCTCATCTTGCCTTCTACCGAAGTTACGAAAACTTCGCCTCTAACAACAAAAGCCACTTCTTTGCCATTGGGCGAAACGGCAAATTCGGTAGCTCCGCTGGTAAGGGTTTTGATTTGGCGTTCATTGTATAAATTGTCGGTATAAAGTTCGATGGCTACCTTTTTTGCTGCCTGATTCGGAAGTTGGGTATAAATTTCACCATCATAACCATAACAGAGCATTTCGCTATCGGCAATGGTAAGAAAACGGATAGGGTGCTTTTCGTTCTGACTTATCTGAACGGCTGCCCCTTGCGGATTTTGGCTATCCATTTTCCAAATATTGAACGAACCGCTGCGCTCACTTAGAAAATAAAGGGTTTTGCCATCTGCCCCCCAAACGCCTTCGCGGTCTTCGGCGGCATGGTCGGTGAGTTGGGTATGAAGCTCGGTTTCGAGGTCGTATAACCAAAGGTCGCGCGTTACGGAAGAGGTATGATGCTTGCGCCACTTATTTTCGTATCCTTTTGCATCATAATACAAAATCTTTTTCCCACTTTTATCCAAACGCGCCATTTCCATCGTATGAGGCACTACCAATTCTGGCTGCCCTCCCTCGATACTTACGCGATAGAGTTGGTGGAAAAGGCGTGAGGGGAAATTGACATCAGTAGCAATAGGCGTGCGACTTGAAGTAAAGTATAAATATTTGCCATCGGGCGAAAAGCAAACAGGCATATCGCTTGCCGAATGAAAGGTAAGGCGTTTGGGCATGCCGCCTTCTGCCGCAAGCAGAAAGACATCGAAATTGCCAAATCTATCAGAGGCGAAGGCAAGCATTTTGCTATCGGCAGACCAAATCGCTTGAAAATCATATCCAGCATGGCTTGTCAGCATTTCCGCCTTGCCGCCTTCGCTTCCTACCTTAAAAAGATTGCCTTGATAATTGAAAACAATCGTCTTGCTATCGGGTGAAATAGCAGGGTAGCGAAGCCAAAGTGGAGCTGTGTCGGGGCTTTGGGCAAACGCCGCCGTCAGCGGTAAAAAGCCCAAAACAAAATGAAAGATAAGCGATTGAAGCTCGCCTATTCCTAACTTGCGTTTTTGATAAGACATAAATGTTTTGATATTTTGAAAAAAACAAGAAGTATTAGGGGTGGATATAAAAGCCGCCTTGGGTGCAACCCTGCGGGGTGTTTGGTAGGAATATTAGATTTTGTAAAAATCATTTTTAGATTTTTAGCAAAATAAAATTTGGCTTAAACCATTCCTACAAGAAGAAAAAAGGATTATTGCCATTTTTAAAAGGCGAATCCTGTTGCAATGCCAAAGCGCGGCACTACCCCCACAACGGGAAAGGGAATATCTGCCTCTTCTACCGTATTGTCTTGATAGGTAATGCTAAGGCGGCGCACATCTGCACCAAAGCCGCCTAAGCCCAAAAATAAATCGAGGGCAAAGCGGTCTTTTATCAAAAATTGATGCCCGAAGGTGATACCGCCCCCATAAGAGGTGAAACGGTTGCGGCTAAAACCTGTCGTCGCGGGCGTTCCGCCATCTACATCTACTTCAATGTTGATAAAAGAAAGGTTTAGGTAAGGCGCAAGGTAAAAACCTTTGAGTGCCTGCGCTTCCGCTCCCAAGTAGGTGCGAAATTCGGGCGTAAAGCCCAGACTGCGCAAGCGTGCATCTGCATT
Above is a genomic segment from Hugenholtzia roseola DSM 9546 containing:
- a CDS encoding DUF3575 domain-containing protein, producing MQQVFSNFMQKAALFCGLLFCFSTVEAQDLASNRGVELVRPDGYYPKYSPQKPTHERKAAVKTHLLNLAIGKFSLNGEVAVSPKNSVQLQASYWAWNRSVDIDNSNADARLRSLGFTPEFRTYLGAEAQALKGFYLAPYLNLSFINIEVDVDGGTPATTGFSRNRFTSYGGGITFGHQFLIKDRFALDLFLGLGGFGADVRRLSITYQDNTVEEADIPFPVVGVVPRFGIATGFAF